The following coding sequences lie in one Ostrinia nubilalis chromosome 2, ilOstNubi1.1, whole genome shotgun sequence genomic window:
- the LOC135085252 gene encoding uncharacterized protein LOC135085252 — protein MLRFKRDLDASYPHVWDRWEAYGKTWIIQDLPPEDDETALQMMVEHWLPDEPLSFSAGILDDPVSLECFKHMWRECLSQRMSLGCYTIVEGQKNLVGANVCMVMQKEDNDNIQLEGKRALNVYGVLLHLESMADQYEHLGTEKVLDAFGLVVHRDYRGCRLGGRILAAREPLSKSIGVKGTVSMFTGPASQKLAKNCGFTTISKATWSELADVGLDFPREDKVVKYMIKKFK, from the exons ATGTTGCGTTTCAAACGAGATCTGGATGCGTCGTATCCCCACGTGTGGGACCGCTGGGAAGCCTACGGGAAGACCTGGATAATCCAAGACTTACCTCCCGAGGACGATGAGACCGCGCTCCAGATGATGGTGGAACATTGGCTTCCTGATGAACCTTTGAGCTTTAGTGCTG GCATACTCGACGATCCGGTTAGTTTAGAATGCTTCAAACACATGTGGAGAGAGTGTTTGTCCCAGCGCATGAGTCTTGGTTGCTATACAATCGTCGAAGGCCAAAAAAATCTAGTAGGGGCAAACGTGTGCATGGTAATGCAAAAGGAGGATAATGATAATATACAG TTAGAAGGAAAGAGAGCTCTGAACGTATACGGCGTTCTTTTACATTTGGAATCAATGGCTGACCAGTATGAGCACCTCGGAACGGAGAAAGTACTAGATGCCTTTGGTCTGGTCGTACACAGGGACTACCGAGGATGCCGGCTTGGAGGCAGAATTTTAGCTGCTAG GGAGCCTCTAAGCAAGTCTATAGGTGTGAAAGGAACAGTATCAATGTTCACTGGGCCGGCCTCACAGAAGTTAGCAAAGAACTGTGGGTTCACAACAATCTCCAAAGCAACGTGGTCGGAACTAGCCGACGTTGGTCTTGACTTCCCGAGAGAGGACAAAGTGGTCAAATACATGATCAAGAagtttaaatga